Part of the Gaiellales bacterium genome, GCCGTTGCGGTCGAGGTGGGTGACGAGGTCGTGCTTGGTGTACGGCGCCTCGGGCCGCACCGTGATCGCGAATCCGAACCACGAGGTGTGCGCCTCGGCCGCCTCCTGCGGCAGTATCAGGTGCTCCTCGTATCCCGCGAGCGCCTCGCGGAGGGCGGCGTGGTTGCGGCGGCGCCGGGCGACGAAGTCGTCCAGGCGCGACAGCTGCACGGTGCCGATGGCCGCCTGCATGTCGGTCGCCTTGAGGTTGTAGCCGACGTGTGAGTAGACGAACTTGTGGTCGTAGCCATACGGGAGCGACCCGAACTGCTGCGTGAACCGCTTGCCGCACGTGTCCGCGCAGCCGGGCTCGCACCAGCAGTCGCGGCCCCAGTCGCGGAACGACTCGACCAGCTTCTTCAGCTTCGGCCGGTTCGTGAGCACGGCGCCGCCCTCGCCGAGGGTGATCTGGTGCGCCGGGTAGAACGACAGCGTCGCCAGCTGCCCGAAGGTGCCGACATGGCGCCCCCGCCAGGTCGACCCGAGCGCGTCGCAGCAGTCCTCGATCAGGTGGAGGCCGTGCTTCTCGCAGAACGCGGTGACGGCGTCGAGGTCGAACGGGTTGCCGAGCGTGTGCGCGACCATCACGGCCCGGGTGCGCGGCGAGAGCGCGGCATCCAGCGCGTCGACGTCGACGTTGTAGGAGGGGAGCGTCACGTCGACGAAGACGGGAACGAGCCCGTTCTGGATGATCGGATTGACCGTGGTCGGAAACCCGGCG contains:
- the rfbH gene encoding lipopolysaccharide biosynthesis protein RfbH: GVSSHPQRRRLRRSMSPQRSADQILALVGEYAADRHQPRPFDPDSPRVPASGRVFGPEEVVELVRTSLDFWLTAGPEAAVFERALARRTGHRHALLVNSGSSANLLALTALTSPTLGDQRLLPGDEVITVAAGFPTTVNPIIQNGLVPVFVDVTLPSYNVDVDALDAALSPRTRAVMVAHTLGNPFDLDAVTAFCEKHGLHLIEDCCDALGSTWRGRHVGTFGQLATLSFYPAHQITLGEGGAVLTNRPKLKKLVESFRDWGRDCWCEPGCADTCGKRFTQQFGSLPYGYDHKFVYSHVGYNLKATDMQAAIGTVQLSRLDDFVARRRRNHAALREALAGYEEHLILPQEAAEAHTSWFGFAITVRPEAPYTKHDLVTHLDRNGIDSRQLMAGNLLRQPAYTGVAHRVAGSLDVTDRIADGGFWIGCYPGIEQAHVDHVASSVADFHRRLARSAA